In the genome of Acidobacteriota bacterium, one region contains:
- a CDS encoding L-lactate permease — MTWTQIYNPAGNLLLSALIAAIPVVILLGLLAFFHVRAHLAALIGLALAMLVAIGMYGMPTKLALAAAANGAAFGLFPIGWIVLAAIFVYDITVETGQFEIVKQTIAGLADDRRIQTLLIAFSFGAFIEGAAGFGTPVAVSAAMLIGLGFKPLQAACLSLIGNTAPVAFGALGTPIITLAKVTGLPLEQLSAMAGRQLPLFSLIIPFWLIWAMAGRKGMLEVWPACLTAGASFALAQFLISNYHGPWIVDIAGALASIFSLIVLLKFWQPREIWRFDHEAAIPVIATEKPSNSIALRAWMPWIILSVLVFIWGMPQTKTFLNGFTQIEFAVPFLDKAILRAPPVVSVPKAEEARFVFNWLSASGTALLITGIISGLLLRLSPGKLVQIFIGTFKRAQLSLLTIAAMMALGFTTRFGGLDSTMGLAFASTGWLFPFFSPLLGWLGVALTGSDTSSNVLFGNLQQVTAQQLGLPPVLAAAANSTGGVMGKMIDAQSIVVASMATKQHGSEGTILRYVFFHSIALAVLVGIFVMMQAYVFPSTVP, encoded by the coding sequence ATGACCTGGACTCAAATCTATAACCCCGCCGGTAATCTCTTGCTCTCGGCGCTCATCGCCGCCATCCCCGTCGTGATTTTGTTAGGCTTGCTCGCGTTTTTTCATGTGCGTGCGCACCTCGCCGCGCTGATCGGTTTGGCCTTGGCCATGCTCGTCGCGATTGGGATGTACGGCATGCCCACCAAACTGGCGCTGGCCGCTGCCGCCAATGGCGCGGCCTTTGGGCTATTCCCGATTGGCTGGATCGTGCTCGCCGCTATTTTTGTCTATGACATCACGGTCGAAACCGGGCAGTTCGAAATCGTCAAACAAACCATTGCCGGACTCGCCGATGATCGGCGCATCCAAACCTTGTTGATCGCCTTCAGCTTTGGCGCGTTTATCGAAGGCGCCGCTGGCTTTGGCACGCCGGTCGCCGTTTCCGCCGCGATGCTGATTGGCTTGGGTTTCAAACCGCTGCAAGCCGCCTGTCTCTCACTCATCGGCAACACCGCGCCCGTCGCGTTTGGCGCGCTGGGCACGCCGATTATCACGCTGGCGAAGGTGACGGGGCTGCCGCTCGAACAACTCAGCGCGATGGCGGGGCGGCAATTGCCGCTGTTTTCGCTGATCATTCCGTTCTGGCTGATTTGGGCGATGGCCGGACGCAAAGGCATGCTCGAAGTTTGGCCGGCGTGTTTGACGGCGGGCGCGAGTTTCGCCCTCGCCCAATTTCTCATCAGCAATTATCATGGCCCCTGGATCGTAGACATCGCCGGCGCGCTCGCTTCGATTTTCTCGCTCATCGTGTTGCTGAAATTCTGGCAGCCGCGCGAGATTTGGCGCTTTGACCACGAAGCGGCCATTCCGGTCATTGCCACCGAAAAGCCTTCCAACAGCATCGCCCTGCGCGCGTGGATGCCGTGGATCATCCTGTCCGTGCTCGTTTTCATCTGGGGCATGCCGCAAACCAAAACGTTCTTGAACGGCTTTACGCAAATCGAGTTTGCAGTACCTTTTCTGGACAAAGCCATCCTGCGCGCACCGCCTGTCGTGAGCGTGCCCAAAGCCGAAGAGGCGCGCTTTGTGTTCAATTGGCTGTCGGCCTCCGGTACGGCCTTGCTCATCACAGGCATTATTTCGGGCCTTTTGCTCAGGCTCTCGCCCGGCAAGCTGGTGCAAATTTTCATTGGCACGTTCAAACGCGCACAGCTTTCGTTGCTGACGATTGCGGCGATGATGGCGCTGGGTTTCACGACGCGCTTTGGCGGCTTGGATTCGACAATGGGCCTGGCGTTTGCAAGCACGGGCTGGTTGTTTCCGTTCTTCTCGCCACTGCTCGGTTGGTTAGGTGTCGCGTTGACGGGCAGCGATACCTCATCGAATGTGCTGTTCGGCAACTTGCAGCAAGTGACGGCGCAACAACTCGGCTTGCCGCCAGTGCTGGCAGCGGCGGCAAATAGCACGGGCGGCGTGATGGGCAAGATGATTGACGCCCAATCCATCGTGGTGGCGAGCATGGCGACAAAACAGCACGGCAGCGAAGGCACGATCCTGCGCTATGTGTTCTTTCATAGCATCGCGCTTGCTGTGCTCGTCGGCATTTTTGTGATGATGCAGGCTTATGTGTTTCCGTCCACCGTGCCATAA
- a CDS encoding glutamate--tRNA ligase: MSDIRVRFAPSPTGYLHVGGARTALFNWLFARKMGGKFILRIEDTDLQRSSDEMVRGILEGLEWLGLDYDEGPFYQSDYAEKHRAAAFQLLDSGWAYRDFTPKRERADADIKQEIAKEKVVNPFRTLSKEDSDARAKAGELFVIRFKVPEEGQTQFEDAVFGLQERAYKDTEDLVLLRSDGHPLYNLSVTVDDIEMGITHVVRGQDHLSNTHKQVLIYQALGAKVPKFAHLPLILAPNKGKLSKRKHGEIVSVTTYRNRGFLPDAFVNFLALLGWSPAGIEGTQDQEIFSREKLIELFTLEGIHKANAVFNFTEGDVRNWTDQKALWMNFEYIKTWPLEKLLPYVKAELQSAELWRDEYEGERRGWYDHTLGLLRERTRTLKDFAAHGRPYFVDGVDFEFDEAAVKKNLQKDQALKTLLPELADAFAATTEFTHDGTEAALRSFAEAKGVKPGLLINATRTALTGQAVGPSLFEVVAAIGRARTVERLWHAASLI, translated from the coding sequence ATGTCCGACATCCGAGTTCGATTTGCGCCTTCGCCCACCGGCTATTTGCACGTCGGCGGCGCGCGCACGGCCCTGTTCAATTGGCTTTTCGCCCGCAAGATGGGCGGCAAATTCATCTTGCGCATCGAAGACACCGACCTGCAACGTTCGAGCGATGAAATGGTGCGCGGCATTCTGGAAGGGCTGGAATGGTTGGGTTTGGATTATGACGAAGGCCCGTTCTATCAATCCGATTACGCCGAAAAACATCGCGCGGCGGCCTTTCAGTTGCTTGATAGTGGCTGGGCCTATCGCGATTTCACGCCGAAGCGGGAACGCGCCGACGCTGACATCAAACAAGAGATCGCCAAAGAGAAAGTCGTCAATCCGTTCCGCACTTTGTCGAAGGAGGACTCCGACGCGCGCGCTAAGGCAGGCGAACTGTTCGTGATTCGCTTCAAAGTGCCCGAAGAAGGCCAGACGCAATTCGAGGACGCCGTCTTTGGCTTACAAGAGCGTGCCTACAAAGACACCGAAGACTTGGTGCTGCTGCGTTCGGACGGGCATCCGCTTTATAACTTGAGCGTGACGGTGGATGACATCGAGATGGGCATTACGCACGTCGTGCGCGGGCAAGATCATTTGTCGAACACGCACAAACAGGTGTTGATCTATCAGGCGCTTGGCGCCAAGGTGCCGAAGTTCGCCCATTTGCCGCTGATACTCGCGCCGAACAAAGGCAAGCTCTCTAAACGCAAGCACGGCGAAATCGTCAGCGTGACGACCTATCGGAATCGTGGCTTTTTGCCGGATGCCTTCGTCAACTTCCTGGCGTTGCTCGGCTGGTCGCCCGCCGGGATCGAAGGGACACAGGATCAGGAAATTTTCAGCCGCGAGAAGTTGATTGAACTGTTCACGCTCGAAGGCATTCACAAGGCCAATGCCGTGTTCAACTTCACCGAAGGCGACGTGCGCAACTGGACGGATCAAAAGGCGCTCTGGATGAATTTCGAGTACATCAAGACTTGGCCGCTGGAAAAGCTGTTGCCGTATGTCAAAGCCGAACTACAAAGCGCGGAGTTGTGGCGCGATGAATACGAAGGCGAACGGCGCGGCTGGTACGACCACACGCTGGGCTTGTTGCGTGAACGCACGCGCACCCTGAAAGACTTTGCCGCACACGGACGCCCGTACTTTGTGGACGGGGTAGATTTTGAATTCGATGAGGCGGCGGTCAAAAAGAATCTGCAAAAAGATCAGGCGCTGAAAACGTTGTTGCCGGAGTTAGCCGACGCCTTTGCGGCTACAACTGAATTCACCCACGACGGCACTGAAGCGGCCTTGCGCAGCTTTGCCGAAGCCAAAGGCGTCAAACCGGGCTTGCTGATCAATGCGACGCGCACGGCGCTGACGGGCCAGGCCGTCGGGCCGAGCTTGTTTGAAGTTGTGGCTGCGATTGGAAGGGCGCGCACGGTTGAACGGTTGTGGCACGCGGCGAGTCTGATTTAA